TTCCATGGTCGTACCTTTATGGGCATGAGCCTGACCGGGAAAGTCATTCCTTATAAGGCTGATTTCGGCTCCATGATGAATGACGTCTTCCACTTCCCCTATCCAAACCCGGTTCACGGTGTTTCTGTGGATGTCTCTATCAAGGCATTGGAAAACCTGTTTAAGTCAGATATCGGTGCAAACCGTGTGGCTGCCATTATTTTTGAACCAACACAAGGTGAAGGTGGCTTCTATGTCGCCCCACAAGAGTGGGTAGAACGTATCCGCGCCATCTGTGATGCACATGGCATTGTCATGATCGCCGATGAAGTTCAATCTGGCTTTGGCCGTACAGGTAAGTTCTTTGCCATGGAACATTATGGCGTTGAAGCTGACCTGACCACAACGGCCAAAGGGCTTGGTGGCGGTATGCCAATTTCTGCTGTAATTGGTAAAGCCGAAATTATGGATGCCCCAAATCCCGGTGGCCTCGGCGGGACATATGCTGGTAATGCCGTCGCGGTGGCGGCAGCCAATGCGGTATGTGACATCATGTCTGATCCCGCCTTTCATGCGCGCACCACAGCGCTTGGCAAAAAGCTGCGCAGCATGTTGAACGAACTGAAATCAAATGTTTCCCAAATTGCCGATGTCCGGGGCCAGGGCCTGATGGTTGCGGTTGAATTTATGGAAAATGGTACACCACGCGCTGATATGGTGCCTTCCATCATGAAATACGCCAAAGACAATGGCCTGATCCTTCTGTCTTGCGGCACTTTTGGGAACTGCATCCGCTTCCTGCCACCACTGACGATCGAAGACAGTGTTTTTGATGAAGCACTCACCATCATTGCTGATGCCATCAAGCAAGCTGCCTAAGAGGAAAGAATGATGAACCTATCAAATCCTAATCTACTTCGCAGTCAATGTTTTATTGATGGTGCCTGGGTTGATGCTGATAACGGTGCCACAATGCCCGTCACGAACCCGGCAACAGGTGAGATTATCTGCACCGTTCCTAAAATGGGACAAGCAGAGACTGAACGCACAATTAAAGCAGCTGAAATTGCTCAAAAAGACTGGAAACATCGCCCAGCCAAGGAACGCTCAAGCATTTTGCGCAAATGGTTCAACCTGATTATGGCAAATCAGGAAGACCTTGCCCAAATCATCACAGCTGAAATGGGCAAACCGTTGGCAGAGGCCCGTGGTGAAGTTGCTTATGGCGCCAGCTATATCGAATGGTACGCTGAAGAAGCCAAGCGTATCTATGGTGAAACAATTCCGGCACCATCTGATGACAAACGCGTCATTGTGATGAAACAGCCGATCGGGGTGATCGCCTCAATCACCCCGTGGAATTTCCCCAATGCCATGATCACCCGTAAAATCGCCCCTGCCCTGGCTGTGGGCTGTGCATCAGTGATGAAACCGGCTGAACAAACACCCCTTTCTGCCCTTGCCCTGTGCGTGCTGGCAGAAGAAGCTGGCCTGCCCAAAGGACTAATGAATTGTATCGTTGGGGATCCAATTAAAATTGGCGGTGAAATGACCTCCAACGACATCATCCGCAAAGTCACCTTTACAGGATCGACAGGCGTGGGACGTTTGCTCATGTCACAATGTTCGACAACCATTAAAAAGATGGGCCTGGAACTTGGTGGTAACGCCCCCTTCATCGTCTTTGATGATGCAGACCTTGATGCTGCAGTTGAAGGGGCAATGATGTCCAAATACCGCAATTCCGGTCAAACTTGCGTCTGTGCGAACCGTCTTTACGTGCAAGAAGGTGTCTATGATGCCTTTGCTGAAAAGCTCGCAGCCAAAGTGGCCGAACTTAAAGTCGGCAATGGTGTTGAAGATGGTGTGGCCCAAGGCCCCCTGATTGATATGAAAGCTGTTGAAAAAGTAGAAGAGCATGTGGCTGATGCGGTTGCCAAAGGCGGTGAAGTGATCTGTGGTGGTAAACGCCATGAACTTGGCATGAGTTTCTTTGAACCAACCATCATTAAAAATGTCACCAAAGATATGAAAGTAGCACGTGAAGAAACCTTCGGACCAGTTGCACCACTATTCAAATTTAAAGATGCAGAAGATGTCATTGCCCAAGCCAATGACACAGAATTCGGCCTGGCGTCTTATTTCTATTCCAACAATATGAGCAACATCTTCCGTGTTGCAGAAGAACTGGAATACGGCATGGTCGGCGTCAACACAGGCATCCTGTCAAATGAAGCTGCCCCATTTGGCGGTATCAAACAATCCGGTTTGGGCCGTGAAGGTTCCAAGTTTGGTTTGGATGATTATCTGGAACTGAAATACGTCCTGCTTTCTGAAATTTAATTTCCCCTCTTAAATCTCCCCTGAGGGGTCACTTTCAACCCACAAAGTGGCCCCATTTTTTTCTCACAGGAGGTTCTTATGAACGATTTTGGCGATAACTTTACAAAAGACATTCAAACCATTGATGCAGCCCATCATTGGCATCCTTTTACCGACACGAAATCCCTGAATAAAAAGGGGGCTCGCGTCATCACAAAGGGTGAAGGCATCTATCTGTGGGATTCAGAAGGGAACAAGATTTTAGATGGTATGGCCGGCCTATGGTGTACAAATTTGGGCTATAACCGCAAGGAACTGATTGAAGCAGCCTATCAACAACTACAAGAGCTGCCCTATTACAACACGTTTTTCCAAACCACAACGACACCTTCTGCACAGCTTGCTCAAGAAATTGCCAGCATCACACCGGGTGATCTGAACCATATTTTCTTTGCCAATTCCGGTTCAGAAGCCGTGGACACCATTATCCGCATGGTTCGCCATTATTGGGTGTTAGAAGGTCAGCCTGAAAAGAATACTGTCATTGGTCGTATTAATGCCTATCACGGCAGTACGATCGGTGGCACCAGCGTTGGCGGCATGAGTGGTATGCAT
This sequence is a window from Terasakiella sp. SH-1. Protein-coding genes within it:
- the gabT gene encoding 4-aminobutyrate--2-oxoglutarate transaminase: MATNANLLERRVDAISRGVGFITDFFAERAENSEIWDVEGRRFIDFGSGIGVCNTGHRHPKVMEAIEKQIASFTHTCHQVTPYENYVELAEKLNTAVYGPSKKKTAFVSTGAEAVENAIKIARAHTGRTGVIATNGGFHGRTFMGMSLTGKVIPYKADFGSMMNDVFHFPYPNPVHGVSVDVSIKALENLFKSDIGANRVAAIIFEPTQGEGGFYVAPQEWVERIRAICDAHGIVMIADEVQSGFGRTGKFFAMEHYGVEADLTTTAKGLGGGMPISAVIGKAEIMDAPNPGGLGGTYAGNAVAVAAANAVCDIMSDPAFHARTTALGKKLRSMLNELKSNVSQIADVRGQGLMVAVEFMENGTPRADMVPSIMKYAKDNGLILLSCGTFGNCIRFLPPLTIEDSVFDEALTIIADAIKQAA
- a CDS encoding NAD-dependent succinate-semialdehyde dehydrogenase, producing MMNLSNPNLLRSQCFIDGAWVDADNGATMPVTNPATGEIICTVPKMGQAETERTIKAAEIAQKDWKHRPAKERSSILRKWFNLIMANQEDLAQIITAEMGKPLAEARGEVAYGASYIEWYAEEAKRIYGETIPAPSDDKRVIVMKQPIGVIASITPWNFPNAMITRKIAPALAVGCASVMKPAEQTPLSALALCVLAEEAGLPKGLMNCIVGDPIKIGGEMTSNDIIRKVTFTGSTGVGRLLMSQCSTTIKKMGLELGGNAPFIVFDDADLDAAVEGAMMSKYRNSGQTCVCANRLYVQEGVYDAFAEKLAAKVAELKVGNGVEDGVAQGPLIDMKAVEKVEEHVADAVAKGGEVICGGKRHELGMSFFEPTIIKNVTKDMKVAREETFGPVAPLFKFKDAEDVIAQANDTEFGLASYFYSNNMSNIFRVAEELEYGMVGVNTGILSNEAAPFGGIKQSGLGREGSKFGLDDYLELKYVLLSEI